The genomic interval GAGCGGACGCCGGACGGGGCGATGGCTCAGTCGCGATCGGTAGCGCCGTCGGCATCGTCGCCGGCCGCGGATTCGTCGGTGTCGGTCCCCTCCGAGTCGTCCTCGTCGGCGTCCGCCTCCATCCGTTGGGTCAGCTCGCGGGCCTCCTCGAGCACCTGTTCGGCTTCGGCGGTCATCGTGCCGCGTCCGGGTCGTTGACTCTGACGGGCGATACCCGCTTCAAGCGAGTCCGGACGGCCCGGTTCGTGCGCGTGATCGTGACCTGTCCCTTCGAAGTCGGGCGTGTCGATCTCTTCGGCGTGCCGGCTGACGATGTCGCCGAGTTCCGCGGGACTGCAGTCGCCCCAGTCGGGAGCGCGTTCTTCGAGCCACTCCCGGTGCTCCTCGCGTCCGAGCGAGGCGGTGATCGCGAGGTGGTTCGCCAGGTGCTCCGCGTCGGCCTCCTCGGCGTCACAGACCGGACAGGCGTATCCCATAGAAGAGGGTACGGACGGACGTGGAAAAACGTCCGGTATACGCTCTCGGTCATCGAGAGATTTCGGGATCTGCAGTTACTGTCGGCGGTGGATGTCGAAATTGTACTGGTTGAGAATAGGTTCGCGTACATTGTGTCTAGCGGGCGAGCGCACCATCCACCGCGACCAAAGAAGGGCATGGCACTTTCCACCACACAAACCGATATGTGTTGATGAATCTAAACTTAATCTTCAATCCGACTACCCGAGTTATGTCACTTCTTTCGATTTTAATGTTGAATATAATGAGGAGAATGGAAACATCGTAGATTTTAAAACAACCACGTTCAGCCGATAGGACTTCGTCAGAATGTTTTTAGGCCCCCAGGACATATTTTTACATACGATCATAATTGAATCCAGATTGAAATGCAAAGACGATCCTTCCTTAGGGGAACTGCTGCAATCGGTGGCGGGCTGATTGCTGGCTGCACACAATTTGCGGATTTCGGTGAAACGTACCGACTGTGGTTTATTCGAATTCATAACGGGACGACACGCCAGCGAAGCGTGGATCTCCGCGTTTTCCGAGATAGTGATTTGATTTTCGAGCGGGAATATACGAATATCTCCAGCTTCCAAGCAACAGAAGAACAGGACGCGACGTTTGCTGCAATGGATAGTGCTCGGTTAGTCGAAGGTGAGTGGGAACTCAAAGCCGGAAGCTACAGCGTTGAGTATCGATTTTCTAGCGACGATTCCTATCATCGAGTTACCATCAGTGAAATAGAGGATCTCGAATCGGAAGACGTGGGAATGAATATACAGTTGCTAGGTCGGAGCCATTCTCAGCCGAGAGTTGGTTTTAAACTGTATCAATTCACGTCCGACGACCAGGCATCGAAGTTCGTCGAAAACGTTTCGCAAGAAAACGTAACCGAGACGAGCGGCTGACGCACCGATAGTCCGACAGCCGTCGATCTGTCCGACATACACCACGGGTTGCCATGGAGAGAGTTGCAAAAAGGTGGCTCATCACCCGACTACTTCCGTGCGAATAATTCGACTCTGTTCCCAGTCTGGTTGCGGTGTCCCGCTAGTCCAGGTTCCGGAGCATCACGATTGCGTCCTCGCCGTTGCCGTAGTACCCCGGTACTCGCCGGAGGGGTTCGAACCCGAACTCGCGGTAGAGCCGCTTCGCGCCGTCGTTCGACCGGCGGACCTCGAGTTTGACCGTGTCGGCCCCGTGGGCCGCGAGCACGCCCAGCGAGCGAGACATGAGCGCGGAGCCGACGCCGTCACCGCGGTGGTCCGGATGCACGGCGATATCCTTG from Natrinema salifodinae carries:
- the rimI gene encoding ribosomal protein S18-alanine N-acetyltransferase, whose amino-acid sequence is MTTPAPKDGEAVSIRPAERADLLAVVRIENASFSQPWPYDAFDRFLGEPGFLVAETDGEIAGYVVADVTQKLGRSLGHVKDIAVHPDHRGDGVGSALMSRSLGVLAAHGADTVKLEVRRSNDGAKRLYREFGFEPLRRVPGYYGNGEDAIVMLRNLD
- a CDS encoding DUF5810 domain-containing protein, with protein sequence MGYACPVCDAEEADAEHLANHLAITASLGREEHREWLEERAPDWGDCSPAELGDIVSRHAEEIDTPDFEGTGHDHAHEPGRPDSLEAGIARQSQRPGRGTMTAEAEQVLEEARELTQRMEADADEDDSEGTDTDESAAGDDADGATDRD